The nucleotide sequence ACTATAGTATTCATCAAAATATTCATAAGGTGATACAGCAATATCTTGCACCTCACTTTCAGGAAATAAATTTGAAAGCTCATTATATAGTATAAAAGTTCCGTAAGGTATGGTATGTACTTCGTTAAAAGTTCGTGTCCAGTTTATAGGTTTTGGCTTAGAAAACTCAATGGCAATTGCCCCAATAAAAAGCAAGATTAACAACCCAATGTATATTTTTATGGTTTTGTTCATGCTTTTATGGATTTAAAGAATTTATTAAAAGCATGTTTTGCTTTACTAAACTGCTCATCGTTTACATCGAACTCACCATACCAGATGTAATTATATAAATAGGATGTATACGCAAACTCTTTTTTTACTTCTGGAGTTTTTATTTCGTTTTGGTAGTCGTTATTCGTTTTTTCAACATCATAATGAATAATTTCAGCAGTACTTAGTTTTTTTAGTAACCACAAATAGTAATATCTAATGGCTAACCTGTAATTGGAATTACTTTCGGCTTCAGCAATTAAATCTTTAAAATTGGTTGCATGAATATTTGCTTCAATATCTGTGGCAGGTATAATACTTTTGTCGGACGATTTTCCAAAAACCCAAGCACCTTCTTTATTGACGATAGCTCTAAAAATAAAATAAACAACTATAATAAAAAGTAATACACCTCCAATTTTAATAGCTAAATCCGTAGCTCTTGCTGCTTGCCCTTTGTTTTTTATATTGAAAAGACTTTGAAACTTATCGCTTAGCCATTGTTTAAATCGTGTCCACCAACCAGATTTTTCTATAGTTCGCTCGTAGATAAACTCGTCTTCGCTATATTTTTCTTTTAAGTTATCAAACTTTCGTGGTGAAATTTCAGAAGTATCTACTTTAAGAGTATCACTTACACCTTGCGTTATTTTGAATTCATTATAATTTGACGCTTTTATTTGTTGGAATGAACAGCAAATAAAAATAATGAAGACTATATGTAAACCAATGTATTTATTCACCTGAGCCTATTTGGTCAATTACACTTTTAGTATTAATATTTTCGTTGTCTTCTTTTAAACTGTAAAACACAATACCTTGGTTTAATTGTGTAATATTATTTAAAATAATACCAACAATAAAAGTGATAAAAAATATGACTAGCATCATCACCATAAGTGAGGCACCTACTTCCTCAGGGTTTAGGTTTTCTCCTTGTTGTGCGCTCGTAAACATGTCACCTAAAAAAAATAAATAAGGAATCATGGTGATAACATTTTGAACAACATAAGCCATGAGATAAAATATTCCAACACTACCTACTGCAGCCCAGAATTTTTTGGTCATAAGTGTCCAAGCATACCCAAAACTATCCCAAACACCTCTTTCTTGACGTATGTATTCCATAAGTGTCATGTTGTAGAACAACGAAAAAGCACCAGCTAAAAAAGGCAATAGTAAAATTCCAATAATGGTTATCATTAATACAAAAGCGCCAATACCTAATACGAACATCAAAGGAATTCCAAGTAAAATACCACACAATAGAAAAATGAAAAGTTTTCCTAAGTTTTGTTTGTACATCTGAATTATTTCTTTGGTTTCAAAATGTTTACCATTATTTTCAGCATACAACTTTAAATAGATAGCGGAATAGGAATAAGAGATGAGTCCAGCAACAAGTGCTACAACTAAAAAGAGTATCATTAATAGAATGAAAATTCCAAAATTCTCATTCATATAGTCGTCAATTTGTGTGTTACTATTACCTTGTAGAACACCACCAAAAACAATATCTGTGTAAAATTTGGATATAACATACCCAATAGCCATTAACATTAATAAGAAAATACCATTGACAATAAAGAAGTGTTTAAAGTAATGCTTTCCATTTAGCTTTATAAAGCTAAATGTATCTTGAAAGAAGGCACTAAACCCTCTTGATTTATATAACTGCATACGTTTGTTTAAGTTTTTTATGTACTAGGCGAGGGTAAATTAAATAGTAGTATGAAATTATGCTAAGTGTAATTAAAATAATGCCAACCGATAACCAATTTGGCATCGCATTGGAATAGCGAGTTACATAGCCTTCTAGAAACCCTGCAGCAATAGTAAACGGAAAGGTGCTAATTAAAATCTTAACACCATCTTTCATCCCCATTTTAAAAGAGGTTAATCGCGAATATGTTTTAGGAAAAAGAATACTTGCTCCTAAAATGAGTCCAGCTGCTCCTTCAATAACAATAGCAAAAATCTCCATTGAGCCATGAATCCAAATACCTCTTACGCTTTCCCATAGCACACCTTCTTTGTAAAAGAAAAACTGAAACGCACCAACCATAATACCATTGAAAAGTAATACTAATCCTGTGCCTATGCCACCAAAAACACCAAATATAAAGGACTTTATGCCAACATATAAATTGTTTAAAGTAATGCCAAAAGCACTACCCCAATTACTCCCACTTTTATATACAGCAACAGGGTCGCCAGATTCAATATTTTCTAAGGTCATATTAACATAATGGTCACCTAAAATCAACCTTACAAACGTATCATCGTAAGCAGCAGAAAGAGCTCCAATAGCTACAAACGATAAAAAAAGTACAAAGGCATAAAGCACATAACGTCTGTATTGATAAACAATCAGGGGCACTTCAACTTTCCAAAAATGAACAAAACGATTAGTATCTTCTCTCTTGGTCTTATAAATTTTCTGAAAAGCTTTAGCAGCTAAGTTGTTTAAATAAAGAATTGTTTTACTTTTGGGATAATAAGTTTGTGCATAGGACAAATCGTTTACCAAATGAATATACAAAGACGCTAGTTCATCAGGGTTTTTAAGAGTTTTTCCAAAAATGGCTTTTTCAAAATTCAGCCATTTTTCTTTATTTTGTTTGATAAACGCAACTTCTCTCATAGACTTTCAAATTAACAGAATAAATGGTAGAGTTACAAATAAACACTACTCAAAATGTAAATATAAATTTTACCGCAGCAAGTGTTGGCGAACGCATACTAGCTTGGGGAATTGATTGGTTGATTAAAATCGCCTACATTATTGTGACTTACCAAATAATGTTTAAGATTTTTAAAATTGATGAACTAGTTGAAGACATGGACTTTTGGTCACAAGCTGCTGTTTTTTTAGTGTTTTATTTGCCTGTGATTTTTTATTCTTTGTTGTTTGAAACCTTATTGGATGGACAGACTCTTGGAAAACGAATTTTAAAAATTAAAGTGGTAAAGATTGACGGTTATCAAGCTACTTTGTCCGATTTTATAATTCGTTGGATTTTTAGAATAGTCGATTTAAATATGATGAGCGGTATCGTTGCGTTAATATCTATCATTACAAGCCCAAGAAACCAAAGGTTGGGGGATATGACTGCTGGAACTTCGGTTATTACCTTGAAGAATAATGTAAACATTAGTCATACAATTCTTGAAGATTTAAAGCAAGATTATGTACCATCCTATCCAATGGTTATTAAGTTGTCTGATAATGACGCACGAATTATAAAAGACACTTTTAAAACAGCAGCTAAATCAAAAGATTATAAAACACTTATAAAATTGCGAACTAAAATAGTTGAGGTGCTTGAATTAAAAGAGGTAAAGCATAATACAGATCATGAGTTTATTGACGTTGTTTTAAAAGATTATAACTACTATACCCAGAACATGTAAGCAGAGAACTAATTTTTCTATTTCAGAAAAATGTTGTGAATCGCTTATGCTGAGCGTAGTCGAAGCATCTTAATATAATTATAAATAAATATGTTTTATATCATCGACATTTTAGGAACTATTGCTTTTGCCATTTCTGGTGTATTGGTAGCAATGAACAAAAAAATGGATCCGTTTGGGATTTTAATAATTGCATTTGTTACAGCAGTTGGAGGAGGAACACTTCGAGATGTATTGATTGGGCAAACTCCAGTAAGTTGGATGAAAGACATGACCTTTACTTATGTTATTTTAGGATCAGCAGTATTTGCTGTTATAGCAAGAAATAAGATAAATTACCTAAGAACTTCCTTGTTTTTATTTGACACTATAGGAATTGGTCTATATACTATCATTGGAGTTGAAAAAGGATTGTCTGCTGATTTGCACCCAGTAATATGCATTGCTTTAGGAACGATATCAGCGTGTTTTGGTGGTGTAATTAGAGATATTTTATGTAACGAAATTCCTGTGATTTTTAGAAAAGAAATTTATGCTACTGCTTGCATTTTAGGAGGTTTAAGCTATTTTTTAATACGTAAATTACCTATTGAAAGCGACTATGTATTCGTGATTTCTGGAGCTATTGTTATTTTGGTACGTTTGCTAGCTGTTCGTTTTAAAATTACGTTACCTAGTATTTATAAAGCCTAATTACTCAATAATTTCAACTTTTTTAATATAAACATTCTGTAAAGGCCAATCAGATTCATCAGTTTCGACTGCTGCAATTTTGTCAACCACTTCCATACCACTAATTACTTTTCCAAAAATAGTATAGTCACCATCTAAAAACTTTGCACCACCACGTTGTTGCACAATAAAAAACTCAAAAGGTGATGCTAATTTATGAGGATTTTCTATCTCACTACTTGGCATACTTATAACACCCCGATCATGTGTATAACCTTTTTTTGTATCTGTTGGTAGTAAATAACGACCTATATTGGTTCGCTTTCTAGAAGTAGCTCTATTATCACTGTTACCTGCTTGCACTATAAAGTTATCTATTACTCTATAAAACTGGGTATTCTCAAAATACTTTTGTTTGGTTAGAAAAATAAAGTTAGCACGATGAAATTTGGTTTTATCAAATAACAAAATATCAATATCTCCAAAATCAGTAATTATTCTAACTTTATTTTCTTTATTATGTTTTTCATATTCTAAAAAAAACTCCATAGCATTTTTACTATTAAGCTTAGGGAATTCTCTTTGATCTTCGTTTGTTATTACCTTAGGTTTAGCATCAGTTGTTTTTTGTTCTGTGCTTGGAGCTTTGGTTGTTGTTTTATTTTGCTTTTGTTTATCTTCACAATTCAGAAATAAAATACAAGCACAAAAAAGTAATATAAATCGCATAGATGAATTTTGATGAATTTTTAGTTTCACTGTCAAAAATAAAAAATATCCCATTGCCAGCCGAAGCTTCACAATTTAAAATGTCGCCACCTTTTAGAAGAGAACTTGTAAAAGAGTACAAAGACCAAATGAAAGATGCCAAACGAGCTGGTGTTTTAGCATTGTTTTATCCAAATAATTTACAAGAAACACATTTAGTTTTAATATTGCGTAAAACTTATAAAGGTGTGCATTCGGCACAAATTGGTTTTCCTGGAGGTAAGTACGAAGATGATGATAAAACCTTGAAGCATACAGCCGTTAGAGAAACTTGGGAAGAGATAGGCGTATTAGACCATAAAATAGAAGTAGTTAAAAAAATGACTGAAATATATATTCCACCAAGTAATTTTTACGTGCAACCTTATATTGGAATTGTTACTGAAACGCCTCAATTTGTAAAACAAGATGAAGAAGTTGAAGACATTATAGAAGTGCCTTTAACTCATTTTTTAGATGAAACTATTGTTGTAACTAAACCTGTTGCAACGTCTTACACTGTAAAGATTGATGTTCCTGCTTTCCAGCTTAACGGACATATTGTTTGGGGAGCAACAGCCATGATGCTAAGTGAAATCAAGGATGTATTAAAAGCAGTTTTATAATATTTATGATAAGAAGATTTTATCAAGCTTGTTAATTAGGAATTTGTTCACTGCCTAAAACAGAAAAAATATGTACGTTTGCATTCACTAACTATTAGATTGACGCAATATTTATGGGATTGTTTAAGAAAAATCCTTTTGGGCATATACTATTTATAAAAAAATGGTTGATTAGAATTCTAGGAGCCATTACTCACAGACGATTTAGAGGATTTAACGAATTACAAATTGATGGTTCAGAAATTTTAAAAGAACTTCCAGAAACCAATGTGTTATTTATCTCAAATCATCAAACCTATTTTGCTGACGTGATTGCAATGTTTCATGTGTTTAATGCAAGTTTGAGTGGTCGAGATGATTCTATTAAGAATGTAGGATACCTATGGAACCCAAAGCTTAACATCTATTACGTTGCTGCCAAAGAAACTATGAAATCTGGTTTGCTTCCAAAAATTTTGGCTTATGTAGGTTCGGTAAGTATTGAGCGTACATGGAGAGCGGAAGGACAAGATGTAAATAGACAGGTAAAAATGAGTGATATTTCTAATATTGCTAAGGCGTTGGACGATGGTTGGGTTATTACATTTCCGCAAGGAACTAC is from Pontimicrobium sp. SW4 and encodes:
- a CDS encoding DUF4129 domain-containing protein, with translation MNKYIGLHIVFIIFICCSFQQIKASNYNEFKITQGVSDTLKVDTSEISPRKFDNLKEKYSEDEFIYERTIEKSGWWTRFKQWLSDKFQSLFNIKNKGQAARATDLAIKIGGVLLFIIVVYFIFRAIVNKEGAWVFGKSSDKSIIPATDIEANIHATNFKDLIAEAESNSNYRLAIRYYYLWLLKKLSTAEIIHYDVEKTNNDYQNEIKTPEVKKEFAYTSYLYNYIWYGEFDVNDEQFSKAKHAFNKFFKSIKA
- a CDS encoding CoA pyrophosphatase — encoded protein: MNFDEFLVSLSKIKNIPLPAEASQFKMSPPFRRELVKEYKDQMKDAKRAGVLALFYPNNLQETHLVLILRKTYKGVHSAQIGFPGGKYEDDDKTLKHTAVRETWEEIGVLDHKIEVVKKMTEIYIPPSNFYVQPYIGIVTETPQFVKQDEEVEDIIEVPLTHFLDETIVVTKPVATSYTVKIDVPAFQLNGHIVWGATAMMLSEIKDVLKAVL
- a CDS encoding stage II sporulation protein M; protein product: MREVAFIKQNKEKWLNFEKAIFGKTLKNPDELASLYIHLVNDLSYAQTYYPKSKTILYLNNLAAKAFQKIYKTKREDTNRFVHFWKVEVPLIVYQYRRYVLYAFVLFLSFVAIGALSAAYDDTFVRLILGDHYVNMTLENIESGDPVAVYKSGSNWGSAFGITLNNLYVGIKSFIFGVFGGIGTGLVLLFNGIMVGAFQFFFYKEGVLWESVRGIWIHGSMEIFAIVIEGAAGLILGASILFPKTYSRLTSFKMGMKDGVKILISTFPFTIAAGFLEGYVTRYSNAMPNWLSVGIILITLSIISYYYLIYPRLVHKKLKQTYAVI
- a CDS encoding peptidylprolyl isomerase, producing MRFILLFCACILFLNCEDKQKQNKTTTKAPSTEQKTTDAKPKVITNEDQREFPKLNSKNAMEFFLEYEKHNKENKVRIITDFGDIDILLFDKTKFHRANFIFLTKQKYFENTQFYRVIDNFIVQAGNSDNRATSRKRTNIGRYLLPTDTKKGYTHDRGVISMPSSEIENPHKLASPFEFFIVQQRGGAKFLDGDYTIFGKVISGMEVVDKIAAVETDESDWPLQNVYIKKVEIIE
- a CDS encoding trimeric intracellular cation channel family protein; the protein is MFYIIDILGTIAFAISGVLVAMNKKMDPFGILIIAFVTAVGGGTLRDVLIGQTPVSWMKDMTFTYVILGSAVFAVIARNKINYLRTSLFLFDTIGIGLYTIIGVEKGLSADLHPVICIALGTISACFGGVIRDILCNEIPVIFRKEIYATACILGGLSYFLIRKLPIESDYVFVISGAIVILVRLLAVRFKITLPSIYKA
- a CDS encoding lysophospholipid acyltransferase family protein, translating into MGLFKKNPFGHILFIKKWLIRILGAITHRRFRGFNELQIDGSEILKELPETNVLFISNHQTYFADVIAMFHVFNASLSGRDDSIKNVGYLWNPKLNIYYVAAKETMKSGLLPKILAYVGSVSIERTWRAEGQDVNRQVKMSDISNIAKALDDGWVITFPQGTTTPFKPIRKGTAHIIKRYKPVVVPIVIDGFRRSFDKKGLRVKKKNVYQSFEIKEPLQIDYENESIAEIVEKIEYAIEQHPSFLKVIPQEELLAKEELNKKREW
- a CDS encoding RDD family protein → MVELQINTTQNVNINFTAASVGERILAWGIDWLIKIAYIIVTYQIMFKIFKIDELVEDMDFWSQAAVFLVFYLPVIFYSLLFETLLDGQTLGKRILKIKVVKIDGYQATLSDFIIRWIFRIVDLNMMSGIVALISIITSPRNQRLGDMTAGTSVITLKNNVNISHTILEDLKQDYVPSYPMVIKLSDNDARIIKDTFKTAAKSKDYKTLIKLRTKIVEVLELKEVKHNTDHEFIDVVLKDYNYYTQNM